AATGGCTATGTGCAGGGAGATctaatcaaaagttcaaaactttagCTTTGTGTCTTCTCACTTTCTCCTGCATTCCATTGCCAGAGGTAAGCGTAATACTCcattattttgggtttttttttttttttcaaagttctCTCTTCATATTGTGTGTCTTAGAGTGTAGGAATCTTGTATTTGATATTGACCAAGCAGGATTCAGTGCAAATAAATATTGATATCAAACCATAAGAACGCATCAAGGCAATGTAATTTTGTATCTacagtactttttttttttgggtctgattATTGATCTATAGCTGCATGGGTTTGTTGTATCGGTTGTCCTTTTTTAGTTTAGTAAGTGTCAATTGTAGATTGTTATAATTACTATATAAGAAAGTGGTTGCAGATGGATAATTCATTGGGTGCTACAGACATTGATATTGAGAATTCTGATTTGGAGTTGGATTGGAAACCTAGAAAAGGAATGGAGTTTGATTCTGAACAAGCAGCTTATGACTTCTACAATAGATATGGAGGAAAAAAGGGGTTTAGTATTAGAAGGGAGACTCATGGTAAgaataaaagaacaaaagaactCACTTCAAGATTATTTGTTTGCTGTAAGGAAGGTTTTCGATCCAAAGATAAGAGGGATTACATGATCAGAAAACCCAGAGCAGAGACAAGAACAGGTTGCGGTGCTCAACTTTGTATTAAATTGAATAGGAGGAACAATAAGTTCTTTGTTACCCATTTTGTTGAAGAGCACAATCATCCTCTTGTGGGGAAAGAATGTTCCCACATGCTACCTTCGCAACGGAAAGTACAAGACTCTCAAGGCATTGACATAGACTTAGCACATGATTCTGGAATTGGTGTGACTTCTTTATATGAATTGATGGGTAAGCAAGCAGGTGGAAGAGATGCTGTTGGGTATACAAAACAGGATGTAAAAAACTACCTTCGATCAAGGAGACAGAGAAGCTTGGAGTATGGAGAAGCTGGATATATTATGAAATATTTTTCAGATCAAACATTGGAAAACCCTTCATTCTACCATGCTATGCAATTAGATAGTGAGGAGCAAATAACAAACTTATTTTGGGCAGATGCTAAAATGATCATTGATTATGGCCAATTTGGGGATGTTGTTAGTTTTGATACAACATACAAGGTTAACAAATCTAATCGACCTCTTGCTGTGTTTGTAGGATTCAATCATCACCGCGAGACTATTATATTTGGGGTGGCTCTAATGTATGATGAAACAGCTGATTCATTTATATGGTTGTTTGAGACATTTTTGAGGGCAATGTCTGGAAAGGCTCCAAAGACAATATTTACAGATCAAGATGCTGCAATGGCAAAGGCTCTTCGACATGTTATGCCTGATTCATATCATAGGCTTTGCAAATGGCATATGATGCAAAATGCCATAAAGCATGGACATAGTTTTTTGACAGAAGAAAGTGGGATCACAAGTGTTTTGTCAAGGTTCATGGAAAATATTGAGGAGGAAGATGAGTTTATATCTGCTTGGGATGCTATGCTTGATAAATATGGTGCTCGTGACAATACTTGGTTAAGTAGCATATATGATTTAAGAGAAAAATGGGGCTTTCCGTATGTTAAGCGAGCATGGTCAGCTGGAATAAGAAGCACTCAACTGAGTGAAAGTTTTAACTCAGCCTTGAAAAAATATTTAGACTCTGACCATAATCTGTCAGAGTTTTTTATACACTTTGAGAGGATGGTTGCTGATAAAAGGTATAAGGAGTTAGAAGCAGAATATGATATGTGCTTCAGGTTGCCTATTCTGAAAATGCATGTGAAAATGCTATATGAAGCAAGAAGAGTTTACACTAAGCtgatatttgaagattttcagGATCAATTTGAATTATCCCTTGAAGCTTCTATAACAAATTGTGTTGATATTGATGGTGGAAAGATATATACAGTTATTAGAGATGGTTACTCTAGAGAACGCCAAGTGAAAAGAGATAGTGATGATATAGTCTCTTGTAGTTGCAGATTGTTTGAGATGAAAGGGGTTGTATGTAGGCACATTATCAAGGTCCTTAGAGAAGTGATGCAAATCAAAGAAATTCCTGAGCATTATATCTTAAAAAGATGGACCAAAAAAGCTAGAGCTGAAAGTGTTCAAGACATGCATGGGCGTGAAATTCAACCAGACCCTAAGTTGCAGCAAGCCTCTTGGTACAGATCCTTATGTTCCACCTACATTAGGATATCAAACAGGGCTTCTGAAAATGAAAAGGCATACAAATTAGCAATGATACATGCAGAGAAATTagcaaaagaaattgaagacTTGCTACGGTCTGAAATGAATGCTAATGGGGATGAGAATGAACATACAACTCAATCTACTCCTATTGAACAACTCAATGGTAATGTGGTGAATGCAAAGGGACTGAAGAAAAAGGAATCTTCTAGAGGAAGAAAACGGCGAATCAAGAGTCAATTGGAGATGAGtatggaaaaaaataaaagacagaaaCAATCTAGTAAAAAAGCTATTGAGGTATTCTTGTTTCTATAAAACTAATCTCTTattagtttgtttaaatttactTACAGATATCATTCTTGAATTTTTATAATTCAGGTAACTCCTGATGCAATGAATAATGTATACAAGGTGACTATTGATCCACTATGTGATGAAGAGAATATTGCTACTGATCTAGCAAGTAATGCAGACCAATTTCTGGAACAAGATATATCTGCATCTTCACTTAGATTTCTTGCTTGTAGTCAGGTATATCAATATTTATTTAGTTGGTCTTAAGAGTTGTGGTATTAGATTTCACTATCACTAACCATTATGTGTTTCACTATATATATCCTAGGAGTTTGATTTAAACAACGATACCCAATGAAATGCAATTTTTCATGGCCTCTGGATATGAAAGGTTTGTCTTCATATATTGTTCTGTCATGTATTGGTCTTTCATATATTGTCTCTGTAATTTATAAGAAATTGGTTTGTTTTTAGCAGGTTCTGCAtcattctgttttgtttttgtaagaGAAGAGTTGCAGGCTTCTGTACAGTTTTTGTAAAGATTGGAGAAGGGAATTGTGCAGTGCAGGCTTCATGGAGAAGGCAATTGTGCAGTGCAGGCTTCTGTATAGTTTTTCTAGGAAATGGAGAAGGCAATTCTGCAGCTTCTGTATAGTTTTTGTAGGAAATGGAGAAGACAATTCTGCAGCTTACTGTTGTTTTTGTTTAAGAGAGGGCAAATGTGCAGCTTACTGCTTTGTTTCTTTAAGAGAGGGCAAATGTGCAGCCTTGTACTTGCTAACTTCCAAACTGGAAccaatttctgggttacatatGTAGAATACCAATTTCTGGGTTCCAAACTGGTTTATGTCTGATTTGGCACTCTTTTCATAGCTTTAGTTCATATTGAAGACTTGCTTACTAGGGTATGTACTCGTTAAGTTGAACCATCTACTATCTTCTTAAAAAAGAGTGAAGGTGCTCCATCATCGATTCATGTAAGAACTTACATGAAAGTGAGCATAGCTGTTCTGAACAAATTAGAAAATTGGGGGACATTCAAATGGAGTTGATTTCGTACTTATTCCTTTTCATCTTTAAGCTATATGATTTACATTTCCAACGTGTACAATGTACAAAAACAAGAACATTCAGAGACTTGCATGTTTGGACTTTGAAAATGTATGATACTAGTTTTACACCAACTTCTGAACTTCATTGCTTAGTGCCGGCTACTGTTAACAGGGTATGGATCAATCCAACACTCATCGTTCTTCGTAGCACGCTCCCATTTTCTTCTGAAGATCTTCATTTCATTGTAGGATTCCCTCCTTAACGCCTATCACATTATGTTAAAACAGTAGCCTGAGATTCATTCACGTTTCAAGACTTACATCAACTCTATGGTCCTTTGCAATAGACTGAGGTAATTTCTGCAATACCAATACATCAAAGTGTCAGTCTCAGATAAAAGTTACAGCTGAATACAAAGCTAGGCTAACAATTTTCACCTCATTTTCGTCCGGACCTCCCAAAGTTAGATGAAACAAATTTCTACCCGGTACAAGGAGGAGCTTTACTGTGTTCATCGCAACCAGTTGCATCAACCACCTTAGCTACTCCAACCACCTTAGGTACTCCAAAATCCGCTACTCTGACTCCAAAAGTCCAAACAACTCAATCATTGAACAAATCAATCTAAAATGCAGATCCCCAAATTCGAGGGGtgaaaaacaagtccagataATTCAGTATTAATTGAAAATTGCAATGGGTCATTCATACCCAGTACCCAGGTATTAGTTGATGAAATTTTACAGGGAAGAAACCCATCATTTTGAACACCTAGCTCCAGAAATTGAACCCATCAATTGAATCCCAAGCAATTTCGTCCCATCAATTCAATCGCAACCAATCCCAGAAGGAAATTAGCAACCACCAAAGCTCATAAGAACGAGTCAAAAAActtaacagagagagagagagagtacctgcgaatctgggttttggataATAGAGAGAGTATAATATGCGAATCGGATGCGAACATGACATTAAGGAATCGAAGAGTTGGGAGCATCAGTAAGGATGAGGTTATGGTTTCGCCAATGCTTCTGATGGCAGTGGTTCTatgggttagagagagagaagagttgGGAGAGTCAATGTGGCACTATGTAAACCGTTAGATGAGTCTGGACACGTGTCGTCATCTCGTAGAGAGCTCAGGTAGCTCCGGTCACTAAGtggctcaggagaggatcctttcCCAAAGTAATTTGGACATATTGTCTTATAAATGTAATCAAGTAGCAAGCTTTAGGTAGAAACGCGTtattatttaaaacataaagGATGAATTATAATAACCCTCCAATGTAATCTTTGCTCATATTATTaaactttctttttttgaaataaagatGGTGCGactgccctcaagtcttgattaatgaaattgcagactgccctcaagccttgattaatgaaattgcagactgccctcaagccttgattaatgaaattgcaaaatACAAGGGGGAACGTAGAGCatgaaccccatattacaataatCATTAAGAGAACATCCTAAAATAATACTAACACTCTCCACAAAatttatgtattctaacaagcactaaTAAGCAAAGAGTGCATgaatggctactccatttgctttgacatagcggtgacatatcGGAAAGATAACCCTATCACGAAGaaacatcattacaaataaCACAGCTTTCTCACTATGTTGCCACATGGAAATAAATCTGgcgacactcaatttcatcatgtcactaggaggttgcgtccatttgataAAGCAAATAGCTCATTGCCTCGCTAGGCCAGATAAGGCACACATAGTGTGCATACCAGGACCAAGCCCACGTCACCCTATCAAATAGTGATAAGGACTTATTGCCGGCATAAAGCCACAATTAagctttcttttcattttacaaGAAGTTACTACTTCACCAAGGTTAGTTAACTCAAGTGGTTACAACCACATTTTTGCACTTTAAGCTATTAAGATCAATGTTTTTAGTCTTTAGAATTAGTGTTTTAATGTCACCTACTGTATAATTTAATATCATAAAATTAAACACTACCATTTAACCTTAACTCGAATCAAAAGATGAATGACAACCATAGATAACATGTGTTTAATAGttcaatttttcattttaaGGTTGACTgtgttgataaaaaaaaaaaaagtctttctCAATGTACCCAGAAAAAATCTAAGTAAACCCAGCAATATATTTATTTCTAAATACTTCTAATTAAACAAACTGATTTCTCCAAAAGATTCCCTCCTTGAAAATGATATACCCAGCAAAAAGAAACTAATTGACAAACAAAACCTGCCCAGCTCTTTATAACCGGTATCTCCATCAATCCCCAAGTTCCTATTTGAAGTTTTCAATCCCAACAACaagtttataataaaagcaCTATCAAAAGTGAAGTGAATGAAGTAAAGCAACTTTCTCAATCAATAAGGACTTTGAATGGCTTGCCCAGATTAGACAAAAATGAAGTGTGAagtgattttgtttttctcttttgtattGAATATTTTAAATTGATGGAGAAGCTCTGAATTTGGATTTGAGTGAAACATCAAAAATTTGCggaaacttaattatttgtgctcaTGTCGGCTCGATTGGTAAATGAAGTTTTAAAGGAATGAGATGCAGAGAGAAAACAGAATTAGACCACGATAGGCAGTTGAAGGAATAATCTTAGCGACCTCCTTAATCATGACGGCGATGATCTGGGTaataaaaatatgtgaaagTTTTGAAGGAATGAGATGCAGAGAGAAAACAGAAATAGACCACGATAGGCAGTTGAACGAATAATCTTAGCGACCTCTTTAATCATGACGGCGATGATCTGGGTaataaaaatatgtgaaagTATCATATCAGTGTGTTCAATGGAGCACGGCTGTATTGAAATAGTTGAAGTCGACAAGTGGAACAGCGTCTGCAGAGCAGTTGTTGGGTATATTTTACAAGGGTATTCTAGGaataattattgtttttttatattttttataggGGAATTATTGTGTTTAATTAGACATAATTAaagatatttaaaaataaatatttttactagctacatttagaaagacaaaaataaaaaaaaatcctgtATATTTCTAGCATTTTTTTCACTGGCCTTATCATTTGGTAAGCGGGCTCTGTTAAGTGAGAGCTTACCGGCCCATGAAAACCTGATCGGATCAGCCTCCAGTGTCACCAATCCACATTGTTTGATTCTTCTGAAACTCTGGAGTCCAACGAAACATAACTCTGAAACTCGCAACCGCCAGAACAcaaagtttccaaaaagggcatagagagagagatgctgACGCAGTCCGTTTTGTGTCCCAAGTCACCTTTACTGTCATCATCCTCAGGTAGCCTcttcacttctctctctctgttctgtCCAACTTGTCTCAAATTCTCCGAGAAACACAAGCTGCGTGCTTCTCTAACTCACTCAAATCCCAGCGAGGGTGTCAAAGAATTCAACTTTCTAGCTTTAAACGACGAAACTCATGCAATTACTGACCACCCAAATGGCCCAACTCTCGGAGAGGAAATTTCCTTTGAGTTATACAACCATTTGTTACAAGATTTTTGTAGAGTTGGGCATGTTGACAAGGCCATGGCTCTTCTTGCTCGAATGGAAGCTCTTGGCTTTCGACCCAATTCGATATCCTACACTCGTTTAATTGATGCTCTGGGAAGTTTTGGGAGGACTTTGGAGGCTGATGTGTTGTTTCAGGAAATGATATTTGTGGGGTTTAGGCCAAGAATTAAGCTTTACAATGTGTTGCTTAGAGGGTTTTTGAAGAAAGGTTTGTTAGGACTTGCAATTAGAGTTTTGGGAGTAATGGGTGATTTGGGTACTGAAAGAAATCGAGAAACTTATGAGATTTTACTTGATTACTATGTCAATGCTGGGAGGTTGGAGGATACTTGGTCAATGATTAATGAGATGAAGCAGAAGAGGTTTCGGCTGAGCTCATTTGTGTACAGTAAGGTTATTGGTCTTTATAGAGACAATGGGATGTGGAAGAAAGCAATGGACATTGTGGAGGAGATAAAAGAAATGGGGTTGGTATTAGACAAACAGATTTACAACAGCATTATTGATACATTTGGGAAATATGGTGAGTTGGATGAAGCATTGGAAGTCTTTGGGAAAATGAAACAAGAAGGTGTAAGGCCTGATATTTCGACCTTTAATTCGTTGATACGGTGGCACTGCAAGTCTGGTTTGTTAAAGAAGGCCCTTGAGTTGTTTACCGAGATGCAAGAACAAGGATTATATCCTGATCCGAAAATGTTTGTTACTATTATCAGTAGATTGGGGGAGCAAGGGAAGTGGGATATGATACAGAAGACCTTTGAGAATATGAGAAGCCGAGGGCATAAAAAAAGTGGGACTATTTATGCTGCTCTGGTTGACATTTATGGGCAATATGGAAAATTTCAGGACGCAGAAGAGTGTATATCTGCACTAAAGGCAGAAGGTCTTGTTCCCTCTGCCAGTATGTTTTGTGTCTTAGCAAATGCCTATGCCCAGCAGGTTATCTTTCTGCACTTCAAAAGTCTTTCCATATAATTTCACTTGAAGCATGAAGATTTCGTCCCGTAATTTCTTTGTAGTTCTACATAtatcaatatgcatatcatctATTGGTATTCTTCTTTAATGCAGGGATTATGTGATCAGACAGTCAAAGTACTTCAGCTCATGGAAGCCGAGGGAATCGAACCAAATGTGATAATGCTGAATGTTTTGATTAATGCATTTGGTATTGCTGGTAGACATTTGGAGGCATTGTCCATTTATCACCATATAAAAGAAAGTGTAAGTCTATAAGAGGTCTAGAAACATTTCTACAACCCAGTCAGTTTCAATGGTACTTGTTAGCCAAGTTTTTAATGGTGATGATTTTGTTGTTTCTGAAGGGTTTAAGCCCCGATGTAGTTACTTATACTACCCTTATGAAGGCGTTTATTCGAGCAAGGAAGTATGATAAGGTCCCTGAGATATACATGGATATGGAACATGCTGGATGCACCCCAGATAGAAAGGCTAGACAGATGTTAGAAGTCGCTTCATTGGTCCTTCAACAGAGGAAT
This portion of the Rosa chinensis cultivar Old Blush chromosome 1, RchiOBHm-V2, whole genome shotgun sequence genome encodes:
- the LOC112185204 gene encoding pentatricopeptide repeat-containing protein CRP1, chloroplastic, yielding MLTQSVLCPKSPLLSSSSGSLFTSLSLFCPTCLKFSEKHKLRASLTHSNPSEGVKEFNFLALNDETHAITDHPNGPTLGEEISFELYNHLLQDFCRVGHVDKAMALLARMEALGFRPNSISYTRLIDALGSFGRTLEADVLFQEMIFVGFRPRIKLYNVLLRGFLKKGLLGLAIRVLGVMGDLGTERNRETYEILLDYYVNAGRLEDTWSMINEMKQKRFRLSSFVYSKVIGLYRDNGMWKKAMDIVEEIKEMGLVLDKQIYNSIIDTFGKYGELDEALEVFGKMKQEGVRPDISTFNSLIRWHCKSGLLKKALELFTEMQEQGLYPDPKMFVTIISRLGEQGKWDMIQKTFENMRSRGHKKSGTIYAALVDIYGQYGKFQDAEECISALKAEGLVPSASMFCVLANAYAQQGLCDQTVKVLQLMEAEGIEPNVIMLNVLINAFGIAGRHLEALSIYHHIKESGLSPDVVTYTTLMKAFIRARKYDKVPEIYMDMEHAGCTPDRKARQMLEVASLVLQQRN
- the LOC112172829 gene encoding protein FAR1-RELATED SEQUENCE 5-like, which translates into the protein MDNSLGATDIDIENSDLELDWKPRKGMEFDSEQAAYDFYNRYGGKKGFSIRRETHGKNKRTKELTSRLFVCCKEGFRSKDKRDYMIRKPRAETRTGCGAQLCIKLNRRNNKFFVTHFVEEHNHPLVGKECSHMLPSQRKVQDSQGIDIDLAHDSGIGVTSLYELMGKQAGGRDAVGYTKQDVKNYLRSRRQRSLEYGEAGYIMKYFSDQTLENPSFYHAMQLDSEEQITNLFWADAKMIIDYGQFGDVVSFDTTYKVNKSNRPLAVFVGFNHHRETIIFGVALMYDETADSFIWLFETFLRAMSGKAPKTIFTDQDAAMAKALRHVMPDSYHRLCKWHMMQNAIKHGHSFLTEESGITSVLSRFMENIEEEDEFISAWDAMLDKYGARDNTWLSSIYDLREKWGFPYVKRAWSAGIRSTQLSESFNSALKKYLDSDHNLSEFFIHFERMVADKRYKELEAEYDMCFRLPILKMHVKMLYEARRVYTKLIFEDFQDQFELSLEASITNCVDIDGGKIYTVIRDGYSRERQVKRDSDDIVSCSCRLFEMKGVVCRHIIKVLREVMQIKEIPEHYILKRWTKKARAESVQDMHGREIQPDPKLQQASWYRSLCSTYIRISNRASENEKAYKLAMIHAEKLAKEIEDLLRSEMNANGDENEHTTQSTPIEQLNGNVVNAKGLKKKESSRGRKRRIKSQLEMSMEKNKRQKQSSKKAIEVTPDAMNNVYKVTIDPLCDEENIATDLASNADQFLEQDISASSLRFLACSQRRVAGFCTVFVKIGEGNCAVQASWRRQLCSAGFCIVFLGNGEGNSAASV